The following proteins come from a genomic window of Micromonospora echinofusca:
- a CDS encoding tyrosine recombinase XerC, whose amino-acid sequence MREAVDDFAAHLAGVRNRSAHTVRAYVGDVVSMLDHAHRMGCADLPELDLSVLRSWLAKQRTTGAARTSLARRAASARTFSAWAHRCGLLPADVAGALASPRAHRDLPTVLRADQAAALVEAPGRLAAPGPTPPTRDEPRSASPAEDDSGSASPASPEPSRTPDGAAEAVLLRDRALLELLYGTGVRISEACGLDVADVDHARRVVRVFGKGGRERAVPYGVPAQRALDEWLRHGRPALTAPRSRDALLLGARGGRLNPTTARRIVGGYAQAAGLPPVSPHGLRHSAATHLLEGGADLRAVQELLGHSSLASTQIYTHVSVERLRAAYRQAHPRA is encoded by the coding sequence ATGCGGGAGGCGGTGGACGACTTCGCCGCGCACCTGGCCGGGGTGCGCAACCGTTCCGCCCACACCGTGCGGGCGTACGTCGGTGACGTGGTGTCGATGCTGGACCACGCCCACCGGATGGGGTGCGCCGACTTGCCGGAGCTGGACCTCTCCGTGCTGCGCAGTTGGCTGGCGAAGCAGCGGACGACGGGGGCGGCCCGGACGTCGCTCGCCCGCCGGGCGGCCTCGGCGCGGACGTTCAGCGCGTGGGCGCACCGCTGCGGGCTGCTCCCCGCCGACGTGGCCGGCGCCCTGGCCAGCCCACGGGCCCACCGGGACCTGCCGACCGTGCTGCGCGCCGACCAGGCTGCCGCCCTGGTCGAGGCGCCGGGCCGGCTCGCCGCTCCCGGGCCGACGCCGCCCACCCGGGACGAACCCCGGTCGGCGTCACCCGCCGAGGACGACTCCGGGTCCGCGTCGCCGGCATCGCCGGAGCCGTCCCGTACGCCGGACGGGGCGGCCGAGGCGGTGCTGCTGCGCGATCGGGCGCTGCTGGAGCTGCTCTACGGCACGGGGGTGCGGATCAGCGAGGCGTGCGGCCTCGACGTCGCCGACGTCGACCACGCGCGCCGGGTCGTGCGGGTGTTCGGCAAGGGCGGCCGGGAGCGCGCGGTCCCGTACGGGGTGCCGGCGCAGCGGGCGCTCGACGAGTGGCTGCGCCACGGCCGGCCGGCACTGACCGCACCGCGCTCCCGCGACGCGCTGCTGCTCGGCGCCCGCGGCGGACGGCTCAACCCGACTACGGCACGGCGGATCGTCGGCGGGTACGCGCAGGCCGCCGGCCTGCCTCCGGTCAGCCCGCACGGGCTGCGGCACTCGGCGGCCACCCACCTGCTCGAGGGCGGCGCCGACCTGCGGGCGGTGCAGGAGCTGCTGGGGCACTCCTCCCTGGCGAGCACCCAGATCTACACGCACGTGTCGGTGGAGCGGCTCCGCGCCGCCTACCGCCAGGCCCACCCCCGCGCGTAG
- a CDS encoding murein hydrolase activator EnvC family protein — protein MRPAARTAVALCAALLSLGPAAPVPRPAASGVRPSAPGSWPSTPVVRPVPAARPFGAVVPAGAVSPGVARFRWPLDGVPRPVRRFDPPPRPWLPGHRGVDLAAAPGATVRAAGAGTVLFAGLVAGRPVVTVGHTDGLRTTHEPVSPAVRAGETLAVGAPLGVLLAGHPGCPAPACLHWGLRRGAEYLDPLALLGLGPVRLLPLDGADPALSAGRAAGAAAPRAVRTRPGCCRPARRAAASPVRSRP, from the coding sequence ATGCGACCTGCCGCCCGTACCGCCGTCGCGCTCTGCGCCGCCCTGCTGTCCCTCGGGCCCGCCGCACCCGTCCCCCGGCCGGCCGCGTCTGGCGTCCGGCCGTCCGCGCCCGGTTCCTGGCCGTCCACGCCGGTGGTCCGGCCGGTCCCGGCGGCACGGCCGTTCGGTGCGGTCGTGCCGGCCGGTGCGGTGTCGCCCGGGGTGGCGCGGTTCCGGTGGCCGCTCGACGGCGTTCCGCGCCCGGTGCGCCGGTTCGACCCGCCGCCGCGACCGTGGCTGCCCGGGCACCGGGGAGTCGACCTGGCCGCCGCGCCCGGCGCGACCGTGCGGGCCGCCGGCGCCGGCACGGTGCTCTTCGCCGGCCTGGTCGCCGGCCGTCCCGTCGTCACCGTCGGGCACACCGACGGCCTGCGGACCACCCACGAGCCGGTGTCGCCGGCGGTCCGCGCCGGCGAGACACTGGCGGTCGGGGCGCCGCTGGGCGTCCTCCTCGCCGGCCACCCGGGCTGCCCCGCCCCCGCCTGCCTGCACTGGGGGCTGCGGCGCGGCGCCGAATACCTCGATCCGCTGGCCCTGCTCGGCCTGGGACCCGTGCGGCTGCTGCCGCTCGACGGCGCAGACCCGGCCCTCAGCGCTGGGCGAGCAGCGGGGGCAGCCGCACCGAGAGCCGTTCGTACTCGTCCGGGGTGTTGTAGACCTGCGCGCAGAGCCGCAGCCAGCCCCGTCCGTTCCAGGCCATGA
- a CDS encoding DNA-processing protein DprA codes for MDHRGPGRSGPSRPGGRTGGHSTEDGGRDVSIDEETLARVALTWLAEPGTRSVHRLVDRLGPVAALDLLLDGGAPDETLRNSVAARCAAGDARAVAAEALARTDRLGARLVVPGDEEWPVRVDELRRLRLPEAYRRVDVETAPPLCFWVRGSWPLGEAFDRSVAVVGARAASGYGTHVATELGYGLAERDWTVVSGGAFGIDAAAHRGALNAGGRTVAVLACGVDRPYPMGNAALFDRIADTGLLVSEWMPGADPLRPRFLIRNRVIAAGTLGTVLVEAAARSGATQTTHRALALGKPSMVVPGPVTSAMSVGAHETLREHPKARLVTGVAQVLEEVGRIGDLAPVPRGPQRPADLLDDDARAVVEALPRRGAVGVDVLAARAGVPVRTALRKLSMLEELALVLRRDDGYALAPPPREQTARRAATPDGA; via the coding sequence CTGGACCATCGCGGACCTGGACGGTCGGGACCGTCCCGACCGGGAGGACGTACGGGAGGCCATTCAACTGAGGACGGGGGACGCGACGTGAGCATCGACGAGGAGACGCTGGCCCGGGTGGCGCTCACCTGGCTCGCCGAACCGGGCACCCGGTCGGTGCACCGGCTGGTGGACCGGCTGGGTCCGGTGGCGGCGCTCGACCTGCTGCTCGACGGGGGCGCGCCGGACGAGACGTTGCGCAACAGCGTGGCGGCCCGTTGCGCGGCCGGCGACGCCAGGGCCGTCGCGGCCGAGGCGCTGGCCCGTACGGACCGGCTCGGCGCCCGGCTCGTCGTCCCCGGCGACGAGGAGTGGCCCGTCCGGGTCGACGAGCTGCGCCGGCTCCGGCTGCCCGAGGCCTACCGGCGGGTGGACGTCGAGACCGCTCCCCCGCTCTGCTTCTGGGTACGCGGCTCGTGGCCGCTCGGGGAGGCCTTCGACCGCTCCGTTGCGGTGGTCGGTGCCCGCGCCGCCAGCGGCTACGGCACGCACGTCGCCACGGAACTCGGCTACGGGCTGGCCGAGCGGGACTGGACCGTGGTCTCGGGCGGCGCCTTCGGCATCGACGCCGCAGCCCACCGGGGCGCCCTCAACGCCGGTGGGCGCACGGTGGCGGTGCTCGCCTGCGGCGTGGACCGCCCGTACCCGATGGGCAACGCGGCGCTGTTCGACCGGATCGCCGACACCGGGCTGCTGGTCAGCGAGTGGATGCCGGGAGCCGACCCGCTCCGGCCCCGGTTCCTCATCCGCAACCGGGTCATCGCGGCGGGCACCCTCGGCACGGTGCTGGTGGAGGCGGCCGCCCGCAGCGGCGCCACGCAGACCACGCACCGGGCGCTCGCCCTGGGCAAGCCCAGCATGGTGGTGCCCGGCCCGGTCACGTCGGCGATGTCCGTCGGCGCCCACGAGACGCTGCGGGAGCATCCGAAGGCCCGGCTGGTGACCGGCGTCGCGCAGGTGCTGGAGGAGGTCGGGCGGATCGGTGACCTGGCACCCGTACCGCGTGGCCCTCAGCGGCCGGCCGACCTGCTCGACGACGACGCGCGGGCCGTCGTGGAGGCGTTGCCCCGCCGGGGCGCGGTGGGCGTGGACGTCCTCGCCGCGCGGGCGGGAGTGCCCGTCCGTACCGCGCTGCGGAAGCTGTCGATGCTCGAGGAGCTGGCGTTGGTGCTCCGCCGCGACGACGGGTACGCCCTCGCGCCACCGCCCAGGGAGCAGACCGCGAGGCGAGCGGCGACGCCGGACGGAGCGTGA
- a CDS encoding aminotransferase class V-fold PLP-dependent enzyme, translated as MSLPQPPEPIVAARLLFSLDPAVSHLNHGSFGAVPLVVQRAQQRLRDEMEANPLRFFTQGLVDRIAHARRHLAGFLGADPDGTALVPNATTGVAVVLQSLGLRPGDEVLATDHGYGAVGLSVARECRRTGAVARVLPVPLTASDEEIVQLVRAGLRPGRTRLLVVDQLASATARFFPVAALVGVAREHGIPVLVDAAHAPGMLPTPVSDVGADFWVGNLHKWAYAPRGTAVLVVAPSWRERIEPLAVSWEQESGFPRRVEWAATQDYTGWLAAPVGLFTLRSLGPDRVRGHNAALAAYGQRVLGDALGVAPADLPDPGGPGVAMRIVPLPAGLGTTFEAARALRERIADRLATEVAVMAWNGRGWLRLCAQVYNTPDEYERLSVRLPPLLAQR; from the coding sequence GTGAGCCTGCCGCAGCCGCCCGAGCCGATCGTGGCAGCCCGCCTGCTCTTCTCGCTCGACCCGGCGGTCAGCCACCTGAACCACGGCTCCTTCGGCGCGGTGCCGCTCGTCGTGCAGCGGGCCCAGCAGCGGCTGCGCGACGAGATGGAGGCCAACCCGCTGCGCTTCTTCACCCAGGGCCTGGTCGACCGGATCGCCCACGCCCGCCGGCACCTGGCCGGTTTCCTGGGCGCCGACCCCGACGGCACCGCCCTGGTCCCGAACGCGACCACCGGCGTGGCGGTGGTGCTCCAGTCGCTCGGCCTGCGCCCCGGCGACGAGGTGCTCGCCACGGACCACGGCTACGGCGCGGTCGGCCTCTCCGTCGCGCGGGAGTGCCGGCGTACAGGGGCCGTCGCCCGGGTGCTGCCCGTGCCGTTGACCGCCTCGGACGAGGAGATCGTCCAGCTCGTCCGCGCCGGGCTGCGCCCCGGCCGGACCCGACTGCTCGTCGTGGACCAGCTCGCCTCGGCGACCGCCCGGTTCTTCCCCGTCGCCGCGCTCGTCGGCGTGGCCCGGGAGCACGGGATTCCGGTCCTCGTCGACGCCGCCCACGCCCCGGGCATGCTGCCGACGCCGGTCAGCGACGTCGGCGCCGACTTCTGGGTGGGCAACCTGCACAAGTGGGCGTACGCGCCGCGCGGCACCGCCGTGCTGGTGGTCGCCCCGTCGTGGCGGGAACGGATCGAGCCGCTGGCCGTCTCGTGGGAGCAGGAGTCAGGGTTTCCCCGCCGGGTCGAGTGGGCGGCGACGCAGGACTACACGGGCTGGCTGGCCGCGCCGGTGGGCCTGTTCACGCTGCGCAGCCTCGGCCCCGACCGGGTACGCGGGCACAACGCCGCGCTGGCGGCGTACGGCCAGCGGGTGCTGGGGGACGCGCTCGGGGTGGCCCCCGCCGACCTGCCGGACCCCGGCGGGCCGGGGGTCGCCATGCGCATCGTGCCGCTGCCGGCGGGCCTCGGCACCACGTTCGAGGCGGCGCGGGCGCTGCGGGAACGGATCGCCGACCGGCTCGCCACCGAGGTCGCCGTCATGGCCTGGAACGGACGGGGCTGGCTGCGGCTCTGCGCGCAGGTCTACAACACCCCGGACGAGTACGAACGGCTCTCGGTGCGGCTGCCCCCGCTGCTCGCCCAGCGCTGA